Proteins from a genomic interval of Zonotrichia leucophrys gambelii isolate GWCS_2022_RI chromosome 5, RI_Zleu_2.0, whole genome shotgun sequence:
- the LOC135448707 gene encoding coronin-1B-like — MSFRKVVRQSKFRHVFGQPVKTDQCYDDIRVSRVTWDSTFCAVNPSFVAIIVEASGGGAFLVLPLHKTGRIDKSYPTVCGHTGVPVHGAPPFRPPPPHPPVPPPRSRAGAGRPRSLPAPPPPPPPLPPPPTPAPAPGSDPPRGHHRPHS; from the exons ATGTCCTTCCGGAAGGTGGTGCGGCAGAGCAAATTCCGGCACGTGTTCGGGCAGCCGGTGAAGACGGACCAGTGCTACGATGACATCCGCGTGTCTCGCGTCACCTGGGACAGCACCTTCTGCGCCGTCAACCCCTCCTTCGTCGCCATCATCGTGGAGGCCAGCGGCGGTGGCGCCTTCCTCGTCCTCCCCCTGCACAAG ACCGGACGCATTGACAAGTCGTACCCCACGGTGTGCGGCCACACGG GGGTCCCCGTCCATGGGGCGCCCCCGttccgccccccccccccccacccgcCGGTGCCCCCGCCCCGGAGCCGCGCAggcgcggggcggccccggTCACTTCctgccccgcccccgccgccgccgccgctcccgccgcccccgaCACCGGCACCGGCCCCGGGCAGCGACCCGCCG CGCGGCCACCACCGGCCCCATTCCTGA
- the PATL1 gene encoding protein PAT1 homolog 1 isoform X2 has protein sequence MFRYPSLEDCPLDEDEDAFQALGEEDEDIDQFNDDTFGAGAVDDDWQEAHERLAELEDKAGSSRERDGPVGNDGDVLGDPEDALAERLTRLVIDSELEDPAIMQAVHTRDPPQPGGLNSSIWDSSAVLRRIRGPLLTQEMPSVSVLDYALPQRPPQARDEERDPSERALPRRSSSPIIGSPPVRAIPIGTPPKQAAIPNFNQQILCPKPVHIRATMQQRYPAPYGERMSPNQLCNVPNSSLLGHPFPHSVSPVLTHLQRAQLLGGAQAGRMSPSQFARVSGLVGSPLPSVNPKLLQGRVGQMMSPAGGFRAFFGAPPAPPPSQLPHPPGPGSHLQNLRPQPQMFRPDTTHLHPQHRRLLHQRQQQNRNQHRSLNGSGGDRGGHRSSHQEQIRKDPYANLMLQREKDWVSKIQMMQLQSTDPYLDDYYYQNYFQKLEKLAAAEEVHGDGPKKERTKLITPQVAKLEHTYKPVQFEGSLGKLTVSSVNNPRKMIDAVVTSRSEDDETKEKQVRDKRRQTLVTIEKTYSLLLDVEDYERRYLLSLEGERPALMEERKQKICDMYDNLRGKAPGQDRPSDDHFMQIMCIRKGKRLVARILPFLAPEQAADVLMATARNLPFLIKKDAQDEVLPCLLRPFSHVLYHLPLGTVTSLVQQLTNLPQSAAAPTNLHLTAVLQNKFGLSLLYLVLSRGEELQSSDTNTELMQDNQWTEVMLMATRELLRIPQGALAKPVSIPSNLISLFSRYVDQQKLNLLETKLHLVQGIR, from the exons TCCCTGGAGGACTGCCCGCTGGACGAGGATGAAGATGCCTTCCAGGCCCTgggggaggaggatgaagacATCGACCAGTTCAACGATGACACCTTTGGGGCCGGCGCCGTCG ATGATGACTGGCAGGAGGCCCACGAGCGGCTGGCGGAGCTGGAGGACAAGGCCGGCTCGAGCCGGGAGCGGGACGGTCCCGTTGGCAACGACGGGGACGTCCTGGGCGACCCCGAGGACGCGCTGGCCGAGCGGCTGACGCGCCTCGTCATCGACAGCGAGCTGGAGGACCCGGCCATCATGCAGGCCGTGCACACCAGGGATCCCCCGCAG cctggagggCTCAATTCCAGCATCTGGGACAGCTCGGCCGTGCTGCGGCGCATCCGGGGGCCGCTCCTCACTCAG GAGATGCCCTCGGTGTCCGTGCTGGATTATGCCCTGCCCCAGCGGCCTCCGCAGGCTCGGGATGAGGAGCGGGATCCCTCGGAGCGGGCGCTGCCCCGGCGCTCCTCCTCCCCCATCATCGGGAGCCCCCCTGTCCGGGCCATTCCCATcgggaccccccccaaacaGGCTGCCATCCCCAACTTCAACCAGCAG ATCCTGTGTCCCAAGCCTGTCCACATCCGAGCTACCATGCAGCAGCGTTATCCCGCTCCCTATGGAGAGAGGATGTCCCCCAACCAGCTCTGCAATGTTCCG AATTCCTCCCTCCTGGGCCACCCGTTCCCCCACAGCGTCTCTCCCGTCCTCACAcacctgcagagagcccagctgCTCGGAGGAGCCCAG gCCGGCCGAATGTCCCCCAGCCAGTTTGCCCGCGTGTCCGGGCTGGTGGGGAGCCCGCTGCCCTCGGTGAACCccaagctgctgcagggcagagttGGGCAGATGATGTCCCCGGCCGGAGGGTTCCGTGCCTTTTTCGgggctccccccgccccgccgccctcGCAGCTGCCGCACCCTCCGGGCCCCGGATCCCACCTGCAGAACCTGAG GCCTCAGCCCCAGATGTTCCGGCCGGACACGACCCACCTGCACCCGCAGCACCGGCGGCTCCTGCACcagcggcagcagcagaaccGCAA ccagcACCGGAGCCTCAACGGCTCCGGGGGGGACCGAGGGGGCCACCGGAGCAGCCATCAGGAGCAGATCCGTAAGGATCCCTACGCCAACCTCATGCTGCAGCGGGAGAAGGACTGGGTGTCCAAGATCCAGAtgatgcagctgcagagcactgaTCCCTACCTGGATGATTATTATTATCAG AATTACTTCCAGAAGCTGGAGAAGTTGGCAGCAGCCGAGGAAGTGCACGGTGACGGCCCCAAGAAGGAGCGCACTAAACTCATCACCCCTCAGGTGGCCAAGCTGGAGCACACCTACAAGCCAG tgcagTTTGAGGGCTCGCTGGGAAAGCTCACCGTCTCCAGTGTCAACAACCCTCGGAAGATGATCGACGCCGTGGTGACGTCCCGCAGCGAGGATGAT GAGACGAAGGAGAAGCAGGTTCGGGATAAGAGGCGACAGACGCTCGTCACCATTGAGAAA ACGTACAGCCTCCTCCTGGACGTGGAGGACTACGAGCGCCGCTACCTCCTGAGCCTGGAAGGGGAGCGGCCAGCCCTGATGGAGGAGAGGAAGCAGAAGATCTGTGACATGTATGACAATCTGAGGGGGAAGGCACCAGGGCAGGACAG gccgAGTGATGACCACTTCATGCAGATCATGTGCATCCGGAAAGGAAAGCGCCTGGTGGCCCGGATCCTGCCCTTCCTGGCTCCAGAGCAAGCAGCCGACGTGCTCATGGCCACGGCCAGGAACCTGCCCTTCCTCATCAAGAAGGATGCTCAGGATGAG GTGCTTCCCTGCCTCTTGAGGCCCTTTTCCCATGTCCTCTACCACCTTCCCTTGGGAACAGTCACCAGCCTTGTGCAGCAGCTCACCAACCTACCTCAGAGCGCCGCCGCTCCCACCAACCTGCACCTCACTGCTGTGCTCCAAAACAAG ttTGGTCTGTCCCTGCTGTACCTGGTCCTGAGCCGAGGGGAGGAATTGCAGAGCtcagacacaaacacagagctgatGCAGGACAACCAATG GACGGAGGTGATGCTGATGGCAACCCGGGAGCTGCTGCGGATCCCTCAGGGAGCCTTGGCAAAGCCCGTGTCCATCCCCTCCAACCTGATCTCCCTCTTCTCCCGCTACGTTGACCAGCAGAAGCTGAACCTGCTGGAGACGAAATTGCA CTTAGTGCAGGGGATCCGGTAG
- the CABP4 gene encoding calcium-binding protein 4: MPRSRGDKGTPKDNRDTEPPPKGKGGHEEGDKAPKVPEDAGAPAPKSSGSESRHGGHGQKGGKKGPVDPHAAAIKTYSPFLNTVFGKERELSPEELDELLDAFKEFDTDQDGYISYKDLGACMRTLGYMPTEMELIEISQHIKMRMGGRVDFEDFVQMMGPKLREETAHMVGVRELKIAFREFDMNGDGEISTAEMREAIAALLGEQLKAQEVDEILQDVDLNGDGHVDFDEFVMMLSSR, encoded by the exons ATGCCACGCTCCCGCGGGGACAAGGGGACCCCCAAGGACAACAGGGACACGGAGCCCCCGCcgaaggggaaaggggggcaCGAGGAGGGGGACAAAGCCCCCAAAGTCCCCGAGGACGCCGGCGCCCCGGCCCCCAAGAGCTCCGGCTCCGAGTCCCGGCACGGCGGGCACGGgcagaagggagggaagaaggggCCCGTGGACCCCCACGCTGCCGCCATCAAGACCTACTCCCCCTTCCTCAACACCGTCTTCGGCAag GAGCGGGAGCTGTCACCGGAGGAGCTGGATG agctgctggacgCCTTCAAGGAGTTTGACACGGACCAGGATGGCTACATCAGCTACAAGGACCTGGGCGCCTGCATGCGCACGCTGGGCTACATGCCCACCGAGATGGAGCTCATCGAGATCTCCCAGCACATCAAGATGAGGA TGGGCGGGCGTGTGGACTTCGAGGACTTTGTGCAGATGATGGGCCCGAAGCTGCGGGAAGAGACGGCGCACATGGTGGGCGTGAGGGAGCTCAAGATCGCCTTCCGTGAG TTCGACATGAACGGGGATGGGGAGATCAGCACGGCCGAGATGCGCGAGGCCATCGCGGCGCTGCTCGGGGAGCAGCTGAAGGCGCAGGAGGTGGACGAGATCCTTCAGGACGTGGATCTCAACGGGGACGGCCATGTGGATTTCGATG AGTTCGTGATGATGCTGTCGTCCCGGTAA
- the PATL1 gene encoding protein PAT1 homolog 1 isoform X1: protein MFRYPSLEDCPLDEDEDAFQALGEEDEDIDQFNDDTFGAGAVDDDWQEAHERLAELEDKAGSSRERDGPVGNDGDVLGDPEDALAERLTRLVIDSELEDPAIMQAVHTRDPPQQPGGLNSSIWDSSAVLRRIRGPLLTQEMPSVSVLDYALPQRPPQARDEERDPSERALPRRSSSPIIGSPPVRAIPIGTPPKQAAIPNFNQQILCPKPVHIRATMQQRYPAPYGERMSPNQLCNVPNSSLLGHPFPHSVSPVLTHLQRAQLLGGAQAGRMSPSQFARVSGLVGSPLPSVNPKLLQGRVGQMMSPAGGFRAFFGAPPAPPPSQLPHPPGPGSHLQNLRPQPQMFRPDTTHLHPQHRRLLHQRQQQNRNQHRSLNGSGGDRGGHRSSHQEQIRKDPYANLMLQREKDWVSKIQMMQLQSTDPYLDDYYYQNYFQKLEKLAAAEEVHGDGPKKERTKLITPQVAKLEHTYKPVQFEGSLGKLTVSSVNNPRKMIDAVVTSRSEDDETKEKQVRDKRRQTLVTIEKTYSLLLDVEDYERRYLLSLEGERPALMEERKQKICDMYDNLRGKAPGQDRPSDDHFMQIMCIRKGKRLVARILPFLAPEQAADVLMATARNLPFLIKKDAQDEVLPCLLRPFSHVLYHLPLGTVTSLVQQLTNLPQSAAAPTNLHLTAVLQNKFGLSLLYLVLSRGEELQSSDTNTELMQDNQWTEVMLMATRELLRIPQGALAKPVSIPSNLISLFSRYVDQQKLNLLETKLHLVQGIR, encoded by the exons TCCCTGGAGGACTGCCCGCTGGACGAGGATGAAGATGCCTTCCAGGCCCTgggggaggaggatgaagacATCGACCAGTTCAACGATGACACCTTTGGGGCCGGCGCCGTCG ATGATGACTGGCAGGAGGCCCACGAGCGGCTGGCGGAGCTGGAGGACAAGGCCGGCTCGAGCCGGGAGCGGGACGGTCCCGTTGGCAACGACGGGGACGTCCTGGGCGACCCCGAGGACGCGCTGGCCGAGCGGCTGACGCGCCTCGTCATCGACAGCGAGCTGGAGGACCCGGCCATCATGCAGGCCGTGCACACCAGGGATCCCCCGCAG cagcctggagggCTCAATTCCAGCATCTGGGACAGCTCGGCCGTGCTGCGGCGCATCCGGGGGCCGCTCCTCACTCAG GAGATGCCCTCGGTGTCCGTGCTGGATTATGCCCTGCCCCAGCGGCCTCCGCAGGCTCGGGATGAGGAGCGGGATCCCTCGGAGCGGGCGCTGCCCCGGCGCTCCTCCTCCCCCATCATCGGGAGCCCCCCTGTCCGGGCCATTCCCATcgggaccccccccaaacaGGCTGCCATCCCCAACTTCAACCAGCAG ATCCTGTGTCCCAAGCCTGTCCACATCCGAGCTACCATGCAGCAGCGTTATCCCGCTCCCTATGGAGAGAGGATGTCCCCCAACCAGCTCTGCAATGTTCCG AATTCCTCCCTCCTGGGCCACCCGTTCCCCCACAGCGTCTCTCCCGTCCTCACAcacctgcagagagcccagctgCTCGGAGGAGCCCAG gCCGGCCGAATGTCCCCCAGCCAGTTTGCCCGCGTGTCCGGGCTGGTGGGGAGCCCGCTGCCCTCGGTGAACCccaagctgctgcagggcagagttGGGCAGATGATGTCCCCGGCCGGAGGGTTCCGTGCCTTTTTCGgggctccccccgccccgccgccctcGCAGCTGCCGCACCCTCCGGGCCCCGGATCCCACCTGCAGAACCTGAG GCCTCAGCCCCAGATGTTCCGGCCGGACACGACCCACCTGCACCCGCAGCACCGGCGGCTCCTGCACcagcggcagcagcagaaccGCAA ccagcACCGGAGCCTCAACGGCTCCGGGGGGGACCGAGGGGGCCACCGGAGCAGCCATCAGGAGCAGATCCGTAAGGATCCCTACGCCAACCTCATGCTGCAGCGGGAGAAGGACTGGGTGTCCAAGATCCAGAtgatgcagctgcagagcactgaTCCCTACCTGGATGATTATTATTATCAG AATTACTTCCAGAAGCTGGAGAAGTTGGCAGCAGCCGAGGAAGTGCACGGTGACGGCCCCAAGAAGGAGCGCACTAAACTCATCACCCCTCAGGTGGCCAAGCTGGAGCACACCTACAAGCCAG tgcagTTTGAGGGCTCGCTGGGAAAGCTCACCGTCTCCAGTGTCAACAACCCTCGGAAGATGATCGACGCCGTGGTGACGTCCCGCAGCGAGGATGAT GAGACGAAGGAGAAGCAGGTTCGGGATAAGAGGCGACAGACGCTCGTCACCATTGAGAAA ACGTACAGCCTCCTCCTGGACGTGGAGGACTACGAGCGCCGCTACCTCCTGAGCCTGGAAGGGGAGCGGCCAGCCCTGATGGAGGAGAGGAAGCAGAAGATCTGTGACATGTATGACAATCTGAGGGGGAAGGCACCAGGGCAGGACAG gccgAGTGATGACCACTTCATGCAGATCATGTGCATCCGGAAAGGAAAGCGCCTGGTGGCCCGGATCCTGCCCTTCCTGGCTCCAGAGCAAGCAGCCGACGTGCTCATGGCCACGGCCAGGAACCTGCCCTTCCTCATCAAGAAGGATGCTCAGGATGAG GTGCTTCCCTGCCTCTTGAGGCCCTTTTCCCATGTCCTCTACCACCTTCCCTTGGGAACAGTCACCAGCCTTGTGCAGCAGCTCACCAACCTACCTCAGAGCGCCGCCGCTCCCACCAACCTGCACCTCACTGCTGTGCTCCAAAACAAG ttTGGTCTGTCCCTGCTGTACCTGGTCCTGAGCCGAGGGGAGGAATTGCAGAGCtcagacacaaacacagagctgatGCAGGACAACCAATG GACGGAGGTGATGCTGATGGCAACCCGGGAGCTGCTGCGGATCCCTCAGGGAGCCTTGGCAAAGCCCGTGTCCATCCCCTCCAACCTGATCTCCCTCTTCTCCCGCTACGTTGACCAGCAGAAGCTGAACCTGCTGGAGACGAAATTGCA CTTAGTGCAGGGGATCCGGTAG
- the OSBP gene encoding oxysterol-binding protein 1 yields the protein MAELRAAGAGPGPAAPPGPAALPAAPGAPPALPSPAASVGAAPAPTAAPAAPTASAGGGAGAGGGGAGPGSAREGWLFKWTNYIKGYQRRWFVLSNGLLSYYRSKAEMGHTCRGTINLATANISVEDSCNFIISNGGAQTYHLKASSEVERQRWVTALELAKAKAVKMLEESDDSGDESVSQTDKTELQNTLKILSSKVEDLSTCNDLIAKHGTALQRSLSELEALRLPPESTDKIKQVNERATLFRITSNAMINACRDFMLLAQTHGKKWQKSLQQERDQRIRLEETLEQLAKQHNHLERAFRGATVLPASTPGTAGSGKDLCCPAKGDLSDEDDDNNEFFDAPEIFPMPDVMGHKRTGSNISGTSSDISLDEQYKHQVEDTKKEKRTRIPYKPNYSLNLWSIMKNCIGKELSKIPMPVNFNEPLSMLQRLTEDLEYHELLDRAARCESSLEQLCYVAAFTVSSYSTTVFRTSKPFNPLLGETFELDRLEENGYRSLCEQVSHHPPAAAHHADSKNGWTLRQEIKITSKFRGKYLSIMPLGTIHCVFHSSGNHYTWKKVTTTVHNIIVGKLWIDQSGEIEIVNHKTGDKCILKFVPYSYFSRDVARKVTGEVMDPSGKVHFALLGTWDEKMDCYKVQLGAGENGAEARPRAHEAEDSRVLLWKRNPLPKYAENMYYFSELALTLNAPESGTAPTDSRWRPDQRLMENGRWDEANAEKQRLEEKQRLSRKRREAEAARATEDGTPYDPYKPLWFERKKDPVTQELAHVYKGGYWESKEKQDWSLCPDIF from the exons atgGCGGAGCTGCgtgcggcgggcgcggggcccggcccggccgcgccccCCGGGcccgcggcgctgcccgcggcccccggcgcgcccccggccctgccctcaCCGGCGGCGAGCGTCGGGGCGGCGCCCGCACCGACGGCGGCGCCGGCGGCACCGACAGCGTCGGCGGGCGGCGGAGccggcgcgggcggcggcggggccggtcCCGGCTCGGCCCGCGAGGGTTGGCTCTTCAAATGGACCAACTACATCAAGGGATACCAGCGCCGCTGGTTCGTGCTCAGCAATGGGCTGCTCAGCTACTACCG ATCCAAGGCGGAGATGGGCCACACGTGCCGCGGCACCATCAACCTGGCCACGGCCAACATCAGCGTGGAGGATTCCTGCAATTTCATCATCTCCAACGGCGGAGCCCAGACCTACCACCTCAAGGCCAGCTCCGAGGTGGAGCGGCAGCGCTGGGTCACCGCCCTCGAGCTCGCCAAGGCCAAGGCTGTCAAGATGCTGGAGGAGTCAG ATGACTCCGGTGACGAGTCGGTGTCGCAGACGGACAAGACGGAGCTGCAGAACACCCTGAAGATTTTATCCAGCAAGGTGGAGGACCTGAGCACCTGCAACGACCTGATCGCCAAGCACGGCACGGCCCTGCAGCGCTCCCTCAGCGAGCTCGAGGCCCTGCGGCTCCCCCCGGAGAGCACGGACAAGATCAAGCAGGTCAACGAGCGGGCCACGCTCTTCCGCATCACCTCCAACGCCATGATCAAC GCCTGCCGGGATTTCATGCTCCTGGCACAAACGCACGGGAAGAAGTGGCAGAAGTCGCTGCAGCAGGAGCGGGACCAGCGGATCCGGCTGGAGGAGACGCTGGAGCAGTTGGCCAAGCAGCACAACCATCTGGAAAGGGCTTTCCGGGGGGCCACGGTGCTCCCCGCCAGCACGCCCGGCACTGCAGGCTCTGGCAAAG atctgtgctgccctgccaaAGGCGACCTGAGTGACGAGGACGACGACAACAATGAGTTCTTTGACGCCCCGGAGATCTTCCCCATGCCCGATGTCATGGGCCACAA gAGAACTGGGAGCAACATCAGCGGCACCAGCAGTGACATCAGCCTGGATGagcag TACAAGCACCAGGTTGAGGACaccaagaaggaaaagaggaccCGCATTCCCTACAAACCCAACTACAGCCTCAACCTCTGGAGCATCATGAAGAACTGCATCGGGAAGGAGCTGTCCAAGATTCCCATGCCT GTGAATTTCAACGAGCCGCTGTCCATGCTGCAGCGGCTGACGGAGGACCTGGAGTACCACGAGCTGCTGGATCGGGCGGCGCGGTGCGAgagctccctggagcagctgtgctaCGTGGCCGCTTTCACCGTCTCCTCCTACTCCACCACCGTCTTCCGCACCAGCAAACCCTTCAACCCGCTCCTGGGGGAGACGTTCGAGCTGGATCGCCTGGAGGAGAACGGATACCGCTCCCTCTGCGAGCAG GTGAGCCACCACCCGCCAGCCGCCGCCCACCACGCCGACTCCAAGAACGGCTGGACGCTGCGCCAGGAGATCAAAATCACCAGCAAATTCCGAGGGAAATACCTCTCCATCATGCCGCTGG GCACCATCCACTGCGTCTTCCACTCCTCCGGCAACCACTACACGTGGAAAAAAGTAACGACCACCGTGCACAACATCATCGTGGGGAAGCTCTGGATAGACCAG TCAGGTGAGATCGAGATCGTCAACCACAAGACAGGGGACAAGTGCATCCTCAAGTTTGTCCCTTACAGCTACTTCTCCCGGGATGTGGCGAGGAAG gtcactggggaggtgaTGGACCCCTCGGGAAAGGTGCATTTTGCCCTGCTGGGCACGTGGGACGAGAAGATGGATTGCTACAAGgtccagctgggagcaggggagaaCGGAGCCGAGGCGCGGCCACGAGCCCACGAGGCTGAGGACAGCCgggtgctgctgtggaagcGGAACCCGCTGCC GAAGTACGCAGAGAACATGTACTACTTCTCGGAGCTGGCGCTGACCCTGAATGCACCAGAGAGCGGCACAGCCCCCACGGACAGCCGGTGGCGCCCGGACCAGCGGCTCATGGAGAACGGCCGGTGGGATGAGGCCAACGCCGAGAAGCAGCggctggaggagaagcagcGGCTCTCCCGCAAGCGCCGCGAGGCTGAGGCCGCCCGCGCCACCGAGGACG ggacaCCCTACGATCCCTACAAACCGCTTTGGTTCGAGCGCAAGAAGGACCCGGTGACACAGGAGCTGGCGCACGTCTACAAGGGGGGCTACTGGGAGAGCAAGGAGAAGCAGGACTGGAGCTTGTGCCCGGATATTTTCTGA
- the CORO1B gene encoding coronin-1B, producing the protein MSFRKVVRQSKFRHVFGQPVKTDQCYDDIRVSRVTWDSTFCAVNPSFVAIIVEASGGGAFLVLPLHKTGRIDKSYPTVCGHTGPVLDIDWCPHNDHVIASGSEDCTVMVWQIPENGLSQPLTEPVVVLEGHSKRVGIVTWHPTARNVLLSAGCDNVVLIWNVGTAEELYRLDGLHPDLIYSVSWSRDGSRFCTACKDKSVRVIDPRRGTVVAEKERAHEGARPMRAIFLADGKIFTTGFSRMSERQLALWDMENLEEPMGLQELDSSNGALLPFYDPDTSVVYVCGKGDSSIRYFEITEEPPYIHFLNTFTSKEPQRGMGWMPKRGLDVSKCEIARFYKLHERKCEPIIMTVPRKSDLFQDDLYPDTAGPEAAMEAEEWVAGRTAGPVLVSLRQAYVPSKQRDLKVNRRTLLHDSRATTAGATTGATTPPATPPAAPASARFSAPPVLGSGSATGGRLDEVLQEVAALRALVAEQGQRISRLEEQLSRLENGHV; encoded by the exons ATGTCCTTCCGGAAGGTGGTGCGGCAGAGCAAATTCCGGCACGTGTTCGGGCAGCCGGTGAAGACGGACCAGTGCTACGATGACATCCGCGTGTCTCGCGTCACCTGGGACAGCACCTTCTGCGCCGTCAACCCCTCCTTCGTCGCCATCATCGTGGAGGCCAGCGGCGGTGGCGCCTTCCTCGTCCTCCCCCTGCACAAG ACCGGACGCATTGACAAGTCGTACCCCACGGTGTGCGGCCACACGGGCCCCGTCCTGGACATCGACTGGTGTCCCCACAACGACCACGTCATCGCCAGCGGCTCCGAGGACTGCACCGTCATG gtgtGGCAGATCCCCGAGAACGGGCTGAGCCAGCCGCTGACGGAGCCGGTGGTGGTGCTGGAGGGCCACTCGAAGCGCGTTGGCATCGTCACCTGGCACCCCACGGCCCGCAACGTCCTGCTCAGCGCGG GCTGTGACAACGTGGTGCTGATCTGGAACGTGGGCACGGCCGAGGAGCTGTACCGGCTGGACGGGCTGCACCCCGACCTCATCTACAGCGTCAGCTGGAGCCGCGATGGCTCCCGCTTCTGCACCGCCTGCAAGGACAAGAGCGTCCGTGTCATCGACCCCCGCCGCGGCACCGTGGTGGCC GAGAAGGAGCGGGCGCACGAGGGGGCCCGTCCCATGCGCGCCATCTTCCTGGCCGACGGCAAGATCTTCACCACCGGCTTCAGCCGCATGAGCGAGCGGCAGCTGGCGCTCTGGGACATG gagAACCTGGAGGAGCccatggggctgcaggagctggactccagcaacggggctctgctgcccttctaCGACCCCGACACCAGCGTGGTGTACGTCTGCGGCAAG GGGGACTCGAGCATCCGCTACTTCGAGATCACGGAGGAGCCGCCCTACATCCACTTCCTCAACACCTTCACCAGCAAGGAGCCCCAGCGCGGAATGGGCTGGATGCCCAAGCGTGGGCTGGACGTCAGCAAGTGTGAGATCGCCAG GTTCTACAAGCTGCACGAGCGCAAGTGTGAGCCCATCATCATGACCGTGCCAAGGAAG TCGGACCTGTTCCAGGACGACCTGTACCCGGACACGGCGGGCCCCGAGGCGGCCATGGAGGCGGAGGAGTGGGTGGCAGGGCGCACGGCGGGGCCCGTGCTGGTGTCCCTGCGCCAGGCCTACGTCCCCAGCAAGCAGCGGGACCTCAAAGTGAACCGGCGGACGCTGCTCCACGACAGCCGCGCCACCACCGCCGGGGCCACCACCGGGGCCACCACGCCACCTGCCACGCCCCCCGCGGCCCCCGCGTCCGCCCGCTTCAGTGCCCCGCCGGTGCTGGGCTCCGGCAGCGCCACG GGAGGTCGCCTGGAcgaggtgctgcaggaggtggcGGCGCTGCGGGCGCTGGTGGCGGAGCAGGGCCAGCGCATCTCCcgcctggaggagcagctcagccgCCTGGAGAACGGCCACGTGTAG
- the PTPRCAP gene encoding protein tyrosine phosphatase receptor type C-associated protein, whose protein sequence is MAAPRWHPLLLPLLLALLAAPAAAGDPAVARKDRTVAALLGLLLCLVLGLALAWHHLCRLSAGRYHPRPLGRRALQLLQRQWHRLRSPGDPGDSYGDSHSDVAVRDEDEELMPWSLERRPQQEEEEEEEDEQEEDEQEEDEKEEDEDEAEAAPEGGQSPLSEGQAAGGSAEALLSDLHAFSGTAAWGDARPHVTAL, encoded by the exons ATG GCCGCCCCGCGATGGcacccgctgctgctgccgctgctgctggcactgctggcggCGCCGGCGGCGGCCGGGGACCCCGCGGTGGCCCGCAAGGACCGGACGGTGGCCgcgctgctggggctgctgctgtgcctggtgctggggctggcgcTGGCCTGGCACCACCTGTGCCGCCTCTCGGCCGGCCGCTACCACCCCCGGCCCCTGGGCCGCcgggcactgcagctgctgcagagacagTGGCACCGGCTGCGCTCGCCGGGGGACCCCGGGGACAGCTACGGGGACAGCCACAGCGACGTGGCCGTGCGGGACGAGGATGAGGAGCTGATGCCATGGAGCCTGGAGCGGCGGCCGcagcaagaggaggaggaggaggaggaggatgagcaggaggaggatgagcaggaggaggatgagaaggaggaggatgaggatgaggctGAGGCAGCGCCGGAGGGCGGGCAGAGCCCCCTAAGCGAGGGGCAGGCGGCGGGGGGCAGCGCCGAGGCCCTGCTCAGTGACCTGCACGCCTTCTCGGGGACAGCGGCATGGGGGGACGCACGGCCACACGTCACCGCCTTGTGA